CGTTTCTTAGCCAAATTGACTTTTGGGATGATACTAAAATAGAAGCAGGACAAAAATGGAAGAAAGAAATTAGAAAGGCTATTGATAAAACTAAAGTTGCTATATTATTGGTCAGTACGGATTTTCTTGGTTCAGAGTTCATCGCCGAAAATGAATTACCACCTTTATTAGAAGCAGCAGAAAAAGACGGTGCAGTCATACTAATTGTAATTCTTAAACCCTGTCTCTTTGAGGAATTTCCTAAGTTAAACCAATATCAGGCTATGAACCCACCATCAAAAACGGTTTTAAGTATGGATTATAGGGAAAAAGAAGAGCTATACGTTAATCTCGTTAGGCAAACAAAGAAGATTTTAAATAAGGGCGATTAAACACAATAATCCATTTTATATGCAAATGAAAAGACTTTGAAAGAATGAAATCTCTCAAAGCCTTTCTCTGTCTGCTGCTCCTCTTGGGCTCGAACCAAGGACCCTCTGATTAACAGAAATAGGATTTTTGATTTATTTTAATCTTAAAAATAATTATTTTATTGGTTTTCAATGTTTTAAAAAATAAATGAGAACAGATGATTTCATTTAGAATCACAATCTGAGTGCAAATTGAGTGCAAATTTTTTAGTACCTTTATGGTATGAAAACCAATCTGACGCTTACATTAGACACACGAAGAAAGAAAAAAAATGCCACATTTCCAATCATTTTACGGCTCAGCCATAAACGGAAAACGACCTCCATTTCTTTAGGATATTCTATTTTGGAGAGTGATTGGGATAAACGAAATCATCAGGTTAAAAAATCATACAAGGGGGTTTCTTCCATTCATCGACTCAATAATTTTTTGCTAAAACAAAAAACTGATGCCATGGATATAATAAATATTTTGGCTGATAAGGGAGAACTCGATTTTTTATCCATTAATCAACTCAAAGCCAAACTGACGAATCAGGCTTCTTATGAGTCATTCTTCGACTTTGGATATAGTTTGGTAGAAGAAATGAAGCAATCACAGCGATTTGGGAATGCTCGGTCATATTATGGAGTGTTGGGAACACTCAAAAAATACAATCACAATCGAGATCTACGATTTGATGAACTCAATTACGATTACCTCAAAAAATTTGAAATTCACTACTTATCAAAAGAGGGGAATTCTCTCAATGGTTTAGCCGCTTATATGCGCACGATTCGAGCAGTTTATAACAAAGGTATCAAAGCAGGACTGATAGAAAAAGAAGCCTATCCGTTTGCTGATTATAAGATTCGAATGACACCCACCGAGAAAAGAGCGATTGCACTTGAGCATGTCAAAAGCATTGTGGGATTGCAACTCAAACTGGATCATGAGTTATTTCATGTTCGCAATTATTTTTTAGCCTCTTATTTGCTCTATGGAATTTCGTTTATTGATATGGCTTTTCTGAAATTAGAAAATATCGTTGACGGGAGAATCAAATTCCAACGGAGAAAGACCTCTAAGGTATACGACATCAAAATTACCACCCAACTCAACGAGATTTTAAAATTCTATACCGAAGACAAACAAGTGGAGGACTTTATTTTCCCGATTATCAAACGAGAATCATTAGAAATGCAATACAGAGATATAGATTGGGCAAGAAAACGCTATAACAAAGGACTCAAAAAACTGGCACTGCTTTGCGGGATTGACCAACGGTTGACCTCTTACGTCTCTCGTCATAGTTTTGCTACTCAAGCGATGTTCCAGAATGTTCCGCTGGAAGCTATTTCGGCAATGCTTGGTCACAGTAGATTAACGACGACTCAGATTTACCTGAAATCACTCCCAAGTAATGTCTTGGACGATTATAATGAGCAGCTTAGTATTCTTTGAATTTTTGTACCTTTGATTATAATAAAGCTACTATGACAACAATAACCATAAAAAAAGGGAAAAAATTATCTCAATCGGTCTTTGAGACTTTTGAGGAATTTATTGATGCCTACTACCAGTCTACAGGCAAAGTTATTCTTCGAAATATAGACCTTGATGATTTGTCCGAAGCGGAACTTGCTGCCTACAAGAAGCATCAGGAAGAGGGTTATGACGATTTTGAAGATTTTCGCGGATGAATGTCATCGAAAAAAAGGGAGTGATTGCTTCTTTGAAAAAACGGAATCTTGTCGCCCAATACCTCAAAGCCAAAGACAATATTTTGGCAGGAAATTATACTGTCGTTGATCTGAAAAAACGAAAACCCAAATCAGCCAATGTTTGGTATTTCCGAATTACACGCAAATACCGTGCTTTAGCCGAGAAAAAAGAAAACACGCTGTACGTGTTTTATATTTCTGATCATCAAGAATAGCGAAGTAGAAAAATGAACTCAATCTTAAAAACTTCCTTGAGCTGAGATGCGGTTCTGGGGTAAACCGCCCTTCGCTTTATCGCCAAAAGAAATTACGAGTTCTCTGACACATCAGAGGGCTTTTTTTGTACGTGGTTTTTCCAAACGCAAAAACAAATACCTAAACCAATTTGAAACTCATTGCGAGACAGAAATCACTCTTTTTTGGTGAAAAGTGTTTTTAATCCTTTTTTCCATGAAAAACCCACATCGGTTTGTCGTCAAAACGCTCAAACCTATTTATGATACGCAGAACTCAATTTACTTAGATAAAGGCGTAACGGTCGTGTTGAGTATGACCTCTCGTCCTGTGATTCTTGCTCTTAGAAAAGCATATTTACGAAACAAGAAGTCGCTCAAACTCTCCAAACGAAGCAAACGCTACCTGTTTACCTTTCCTGGCTTCCTCAACCTAGAAGAATCCTTTTATTAAATCTCTCCTTATTTCTTTTCTCTCTTATTCATGAAATCCGATCTCGAATCGAACTCATTACCTCAATCTGCATCTAACCTAAAACTACACGCTCACATCAGTCAGTACAAATCCAAACTATTGAAACAAATTCCTGTATCAACCATACAACTTTCTTACCATCCCGAAATCCCACCAGAAAAACGCCTCAAAATTTTGGATAGTAGGCAAGCAGTTCAAATTCTCCGTTCTTTATGGAACCCTGACACTCTGGAACTCCAAGAAGCGTTCAAAATCTTGTTTCTTAATAACAGCAATCAAATCATCGGATTATACCCTCATAGTTCTGGAACAATAACAGCGACCATCACCGATATACGCCTGATTCTTATAGCAGCATTAAGTTGTGGAGCCGTCGCTATGATTCTTTGTCATAATCATCCCAGTTCTAATTCAACTCCTTCTCTAGCAGATAAAAAAATTACAGAAAAACTCTCAAAAGCAGCAAAAACCATAGATATCAAATTACTCGACCATATTATTATCACCAAAGACAGTCATTATTCTTTTGCAGACAATGGAGAAATTGATTTTTGAAACCAAGCTAATTTCTCAAACTCAGCCTGAACTCACCTTTACACATTTCAAACAGGAATTACTCGATCATTGTGGAAAAAATCTGCAAAAGTTCAACTTTTCTGATGAAGAGTTAGAGTCTTTTCTCTTGCTAACGTATCTGCTTGGTGATATTGTTTCCGAACACGTTCTTCATCCCTCTTTCCATGAATAAAACCATTTACAAAGCTTGGATCGACTGCCGTGTTTCCTCCTCTGGACAAGGACAAGGAGATAGTTTGGAGATTCAGGAACGGAAAGCCAAACAATTCTTATTTGATACGTTTGGGATTACAGCAGATCAGATCAAAGTATTTCGAGAAAAATATTCAGGGAGAAAAAGTACTCGCCCTACCTTTGATGCCATTTTGGAATTTTCTAAACTCCATCAATCCACTCTCCAATATGGTTGCTTTACTAATATTGATCGCTTTACCAGAGCAGGTGGGGCTTTTTACTCCTATGCCAAAGAAGAACTGAAAAGTTTGGGAATTCAGCTCGTCGATGTCGAGGGGATCATCCAACCCGAACGAAATATGCTTAAAGGCAGTGGCGGTAAATTTGGTGATGATTTTCAATATGATTGGAGTACTTATAGCCCCAGTCAGGAAAACGAAATTCAACGAGCGGAACGTTCTTTAAGTGAAGTCAGACAAATCTTACAGCGGTTTGTAGAGAAACAAATAGAATACGTCCAACAAGGTTTCCAAAACCGCTCCGCTCCCTACGGCTTTGAGAACACCAAGTTTTTTAACCCCAACACAGGTAAAAAACGAACCATTCTCAAAATTTTGCTCAACGAAGCCCAATATATTAGACTAATGTATCAACTCGCCAGTCAGGTACACCAAGGCATCATTACCACTCGTACTGCTTGCGACAAACTCAATGCACAGGGCTACCGCTCTCGAATCCGCCAAGTCTGGAATACCGACCGAAGCAGAATCATCGGCACTTCAGGGCAAAAACCAATTACGCCTAAACAATTCTGGAATTATGTTCGTCGTCCCATCTATGCAGGCTTTGTTTGTGAAAAATGGACTCATTACCACCTTGTACCATCGCAATCTCCCAAACTCATCGATATCGAACTCTGGAACGCTGCCAATCAAGACAGATATACTATTGTCAAAGACAATAATAATTCAACAGGTTGGAAATTATTTGATAAGCGATCACACCAAAAACGAACTTATCGTACCAATAACCCTGATTTTCCTTACAAGGGACTGATTCGATGCTCTCACTGTAATAAGCCTCTAAAAGCTGGAGCTTCTACTGGACGATCAGGCAAACGATTTCCTCTTTATTTCTGTAATCGAGGACACAAACAAATCTCTGTTAATCCAAACCAATTACAGCAAATCCTTATGAATTTGTTCACGACTATTGATTTTGACCCTGCTGCTATCAAAGTGTTCCTGAAAAGTGCCAAACTTCATTTATTTCATAAAATTAATACCACAGAGCAACTCCAACAGGAACAAAACTCACAAAGAGAACAACTCCGACAAAAAGCCGAAGCGATTCTCAAAAAATTGGAATATTTGACTCACCCTGATTTGATTCTTAAATGTCAGCAAGACTATGAAACGATTCAAGACCAGATCACACTCCTAAAATCAAGCACTAGAAAAAAAGCCTATTCCAAAGCTGAAATTGATCAAAAAATAACGGACATCGAAAAAACAATTGAACACCTAGATGATACTCTGATAAACCCACATCAAATGGAGCTTTTGTCTGCTTTTTGGCGATGCGCTTTTACTGAAATACCAACCTTAGAAGAATTAGAGAATCGAACCCCTAAAATGTCACCTATAGTAAGGACTAAAGGGAATTCAGAAGTACAAAAGGAGGAGTGGTGGAACACCGAAGACTCCAGTCGAACACTTCTAGACGAGATTGTCCGTTGGGGAGAAATCCTCAAAGGAATATTTGATACCTCTACTACATACCACCTGATGGGAACTCTCCATCATAATTACGGGAATTGTTGCCAAAAAGAACAGCCAAAGTATCCTATAAAAACGCTTCAATCTGTCAAACACAGTTTTTCAAGATTTTTTGAGACCGAAGAATAGCTCATTAAAAATGGGAACAGAAATTCGCACTTGTTAGGAAGTACCAGTCCTCTCTCAAAGTCAAAGATTTGCCTCCGCTCTGCGGAGTTCCTCTTTTGACTTTTCGCTTTTAGGACTGGTTGGAGAGAAAAGTGCTCTTATTTCTTAACCCATTTTTATAATGAGCACACTTCAATATCGGTCTCGGCAATCAGGCAAACGTGCCTACCTGGAATTTTATCCCACGCCACCGGAAGCAGTTCGGGCGTTACTCTCAGTAGAATCTTTTGATGGTTCTATTTGGGAGCCTGCTTGTGGCAAAGGGGCTATTTCTATGGAACTGGAAA
This window of the Flavobacteriaceae bacterium genome carries:
- a CDS encoding tyrosine-type recombinase/integrase; protein product: MKTNLTLTLDTRRKKKNATFPIILRLSHKRKTTSISLGYSILESDWDKRNHQVKKSYKGVSSIHRLNNFLLKQKTDAMDIINILADKGELDFLSINQLKAKLTNQASYESFFDFGYSLVEEMKQSQRFGNARSYYGVLGTLKKYNHNRDLRFDELNYDYLKKFEIHYLSKEGNSLNGLAAYMRTIRAVYNKGIKAGLIEKEAYPFADYKIRMTPTEKRAIALEHVKSIVGLQLKLDHELFHVRNYFLASYLLYGISFIDMAFLKLENIVDGRIKFQRRKTSKVYDIKITTQLNEILKFYTEDKQVEDFIFPIIKRESLEMQYRDIDWARKRYNKGLKKLALLCGIDQRLTSYVSRHSFATQAMFQNVPLEAISAMLGHSRLTTTQIYLKSLPSNVLDDYNEQLSIL
- a CDS encoding DNA repair protein, with product MPVSTIQLSYHPEIPPEKRLKILDSRQAVQILRSLWNPDTLELQEAFKILFLNNSNQIIGLYPHSSGTITATITDIRLILIAALSCGAVAMILCHNHPSSNSTPSLADKKITEKLSKAAKTIDIKLLDHIIITKDSHYSFADNGEIDF